A genomic region of Arachis hypogaea cultivar Tifrunner chromosome 5, arahy.Tifrunner.gnm2.J5K5, whole genome shotgun sequence contains the following coding sequences:
- the LOC112803079 gene encoding aquaporin PIP2-1 gives MAKDVEVAERGSFSGKDYQDPPPAPLIDAEELTKWSFYRALIAEFIATLLFLYITVLTVIGYKSQTDTTANGDVCGGVGILGIAWAFGGMIFILVYCTAGISGGHINPAVTFGLFLARKVSLIRAILYMVAQCLGAICGVGLVKAFQKSLYTRYGGGANSLNDGYSTGTGLGAEIIGTFVLVYTVFSATDPKRSARDSHVPVLAPLPIGFAVFMVHLATIPVTGTGINPARSFGAAVIFNQDKPWDDHWIFWVGPFIGAAIAAFYHQFILRAGAVKALGSFRSNPNV, from the exons ATGGCGAAGGACGTTGAGGTTGCTGAGCGTGGATCCTTCTCGGGAAAGGACTACCAAGACCCTCCACCAGCACCACTCATTGATGCTGAGGAGCTAACTAAGTGGTCCTTCTACAGAGCCTTGATTGCTGAGTTCATAGCCACACTCCTCTTTCTCTACATCACTGTTCTCACTGTCATTGGCTACAAGAGCCAGACTGACACCACCGCCAACGGTGATGTCTGCGGCGGCGTTGGCATTCTTGGCATCGCTTGGGCCTTTGGTGGCATGATCTTCATCCTTGTTTACTGCACTGCTGGAATCTCag GGGGTCACATTAACCCAGCTGTGACATTTGGGTTGTTCTTGGCAAGGAAGGTGTCTCTGATCAGAGCCATATTGTACATGGTGGCTCAGTGCTTAGGTGCTATCTGTGGAGTTGGCTTGGTCAAGGCCTTCCAGAAATCTCTCTACACCAGGTATGGTGGTGGTGCTAATTCACTCAATGATGGTTACAGCACTGGCACTGGTTTGGGTGCTGAGATCATTGGAACCTTTGTTTTGGTCTACACTGTCTTCTCTGCCACTGACCCTAAGAGGAGCGCCAGAGATTCTCATGTTCCG GTTTTGGCTCCACTTCCAATTGGATTTGCTGTGTTCATGGTTCATTTGGCCACCATCCCAGTCACTGGAACTGGCATTAACCCTGCAAGGAGTTTTGGAGCTGCTGTTATCTTCAACCAAGACAAGCCCTGGGATGACCAT TGGATCTTTTGGGTAGGACCATTCATTGGGGCAGCCATTGCAGCCTTCTACCACCAATTCATCTTGAGGGCAGGTGCAGTTAAGGCTCTTGGATCATTCAGGAGCAATCCCAATGTCTAA